One window from the genome of Saprospiraceae bacterium encodes:
- a CDS encoding AAA family ATPase, with product MKLRSLRISNILSFKYHTDVADAETINFEEELNIIIGENGSGKSTALEVINFIFKRVLYKQFDVNQDLYSRRFAISIDEKKQTIAPKNAQTYSEFRLEPNWDTPSAAQVIRLEISLDAIDLQNIQHIQSNSTKLNSISSLYTGRGTISPTTPGTDYTFDITLDKTTNGFSVTVVSGSQDFGYEYLTDYNFYKELISFYNLENPEDTLTSLYEGYTLISSYRNYHAFEKSISLRDAHPTHQIQQIKTKDYSKSLNSSDQSEPSIFGLVRLRIAEKHFNLISEKFTEAECEEQANNLDFILSINKRLKIINLECKIRLIELRIWQYAFEFLDTRRGKVLSDINSLSAGQKAIIHLVFEAYGRGDLKGGVVIIDEPEIHLHYQFPNEYLQVIRELNKEQGCQYILVTHSEALINSTTINHVKRFSLNNTGNTEIKAPTISTEQRILIKILDNTRATYAFFAKKVLLVEVYSDRYFYKAIIQDKYPALDQQIAVLDIGGKGNYDEWSHLF from the coding sequence ATGAAGTTAAGATCCCTCCGAATTTCCAACATATTAAGCTTCAAATACCACACTGATGTGGCGGATGCTGAGACTATAAATTTTGAGGAAGAATTGAATATTATTATCGGAGAAAATGGATCTGGAAAATCTACAGCACTTGAAGTAATCAACTTTATTTTTAAGAGAGTTCTGTATAAGCAATTTGATGTTAATCAGGATTTATACTCTCGTAGGTTTGCGATTTCTATTGATGAAAAGAAACAAACGATAGCACCGAAAAATGCTCAAACATATTCGGAATTCAGATTAGAACCTAACTGGGATACACCCAGCGCAGCTCAAGTAATTAGATTAGAAATAAGTCTTGACGCTATAGACTTACAAAACATTCAACACATTCAAAGCAATTCAACTAAGCTTAATTCAATATCAAGTTTATATACAGGTAGAGGAACTATTTCTCCAACTACTCCTGGTACGGATTACACTTTTGATATTACTTTAGACAAAACAACAAATGGATTTTCAGTTACAGTCGTTAGCGGCTCTCAAGATTTTGGATACGAGTACCTCACTGATTATAACTTTTATAAGGAGCTTATCTCTTTTTATAACTTAGAGAACCCAGAAGATACCCTGACTTCGTTATACGAAGGTTATACTCTAATAAGCAGCTATAGAAATTATCATGCTTTTGAAAAATCAATTTCATTAAGAGACGCGCATCCAACTCATCAAATTCAGCAAATTAAAACTAAAGACTATTCAAAAAGTTTAAATTCTAGTGATCAATCTGAGCCAAGTATATTTGGTTTAGTAAGACTACGAATAGCCGAAAAGCATTTCAATCTTATATCGGAAAAGTTTACAGAAGCTGAATGTGAAGAACAAGCCAACAATCTTGATTTCATTTTATCTATTAATAAAAGATTAAAGATTATTAACCTCGAATGCAAGATAAGATTAATCGAGTTGAGGATTTGGCAGTATGCATTTGAGTTTTTGGACACCAGAAGAGGAAAAGTTTTATCTGATATAAACAGCCTAAGTGCGGGACAAAAAGCCATCATTCATCTTGTTTTTGAAGCATATGGTCGGGGCGATTTAAAAGGAGGTGTAGTTATAATCGACGAACCTGAGATACATCTTCATTATCAATTTCCAAATGAGTATCTACAAGTCATCAGAGAATTGAACAAGGAACAAGGTTGTCAATATATTTTAGTCACTCATTCAGAAGCTTTGATTAATTCTACTACTATAAATCATGTAAAACGTTTCTCATTGAACAATACAGGAAATACAGAAATAAAAGCCCCTACAATATCCACTGAACAAAGAATATTAATAAAAATACTTGATAATACACGTGCAACTTATGCTTTCTTTGCTAAAAAAGTACTTTTGGTTGAAGTATATTCGGATAGATATTTTTATAAAGCTATAATACAAGATAAATATCCAGCTCTAGACCAACAAATTGCTGTTCTTGATATTGGTGGAAAGGGAAATTATGATGAATGGAGTCATCTTTTTTGA
- a CDS encoding YegP family protein, with the protein MGKFVISVRKNGGYQFNLKAGNGEVILTSEGYTSKSSCINGIESVKTNSLFDSRFEHKTSADGKYYFNLKAGNGQIIGTSEMYTEASGRNSGIASVKSNAMSAEIEDSTISS; encoded by the coding sequence ATGGGAAAATTCGTAATATCGGTTCGTAAAAATGGTGGATATCAATTTAACTTAAAAGCTGGAAATGGCGAAGTCATTCTAACCAGTGAAGGTTATACCAGTAAATCAAGTTGTATTAACGGAATAGAATCTGTCAAGACTAACTCTCTATTTGACTCAAGGTTTGAGCATAAAACTTCTGCTGATGGGAAATATTATTTTAACCTTAAAGCGGGAAATGGCCAGATCATTGGAACGAGTGAAATGTATACTGAAGCTTCAGGAAGGAACTCCGGTATTGCTTCAGTTAAAAGCAATGCAATGAGTGCTGAAATTGAGGATAGCACAATATCATCATGA